A region of Mustela lutreola isolate mMusLut2 chromosome 17, mMusLut2.pri, whole genome shotgun sequence DNA encodes the following proteins:
- the PRSS27 gene encoding serine protease 27, whose product MEPCTLSQCSRSSGPHCAPAQCPRQAETMRWRPAMALLLWLLWFGTQGVAASSVCGRRRMLNRMVGGQDALEGEWPWQVSIQRNGSHFCGGSLITERWVLTAAHCFSNTSQTFLYQVLLGARQLVRPGPHAVYARVKRVESNPLYQGMASSADVALVELDTPVTFTNYILPVCVPDPSVVFETGLNCWVTGWGSPSEEDRLPNPRVLQKLAVPIIDTPRCNLLYSKDAESGFQPKAIKDDMLCAGFAEGKKDACKGDSGGPLVCLVGRSWLQAGVISWGEGCARRNRPGVYIRVTSHHAWIHHIIPELQFQKAGTGGLTRGPRGQQPSVQNSVPGLVAHAVLWALAALLTLL is encoded by the exons ATGGAGCCCTGCACCTTGAGCCAGTGCTCACGGTCCTCCGGCCCCCACTGCGCCCCGGCCCAGTGCCCCCGCCAGGCTGAGACCATGAGGTGGCGGCCAGCCATGGCCCTTCTCCTGTGGCTGCTGTGGTTTG GGACTCAGGGAGTCGCGGCATCAAGTG TGTGCGGGCGCCGGAGAATGCTGAACCGGATGGTGGGCGGCCAGGACGCCTTGGAGGGCGAGTGGCCCTGGCAGGTCAGCATCCAGCGCAACGGAAGCCACTTCTGCGGGGGCAGCCTCATCACAGAGCGCTGGGTCCTCACGGCCGCGCACTGTTTCTCCAA CACCTCCCAGACATTCCTGTACCAGGTCCTGCTTGGGGCACGGCAGCTGGTGAGGCCAGGCCCACACGCCGTGTACGCCCGGGTGAAGCGGGTGGAGAGCAACCCCCTGTACCAGGGCATGGCCTCCAGTGCCGACGTGGCCTTGGTGGAGCTGGATACCCCGGTGACCTTCACCAACTATATCCTCCCCGTGTGTGTGCCTGACCCCTCGGTCGTCTTTGAGACGGGCTTGAACTGTTGGGTCACCGGCTGGGGCAGCCCCAGTGAGGAAG ACCGCCTGCCCAACCCGCGGGTCCTGCAGAAGCTCGCAGTGCCCATCATCGACACGCCCAGGTGCAACCTGCTCTACAGCAAAGATGCCGAGTCCGGCTTCCAGCCGAAAGCCATCAAGGATGACATGTTGTGTGCTGGCTTTGCCGAGGGCAAGAAGGACGCCTGCAAG GGCGACTCAGGGGGACCCCTGGTGTGCCTGGTGGGCCGGTCGTGGCTGCAGGCGGGGGTGATCAGCTGGGGTGAGGGCTGCGCTCGCCGGAACCGCCCAGGTGTCTATATCCGGGTCACCTCCCACCATGCCTGGATCCATCACATCATCCCAGAACTACAATTCCAAAAGGCCGGGACGGGTGGCCTGACGCGGGGGCCCCGGGGCCAGCAGCCCTCCGTTCAGAACTCTGTGCCCGGGCTGGTAGCCCACGCGGTCCTCTGGGCCCTTGCAGCCCTGCTCACCCTCCTCTGA